CACGCGGCGGGTCGCGCTCACCCCGGCGGGGGAGATGTTCGTGGCCCGGGCCCGCCGGGTGCTCGCCGAGCTGGACGGCGCCCGGCTGGAGATGGGCGAGATCACCGCGGTGGTCACCGGCCGGGTCACGGTCGGCGCCACCACCGTGCTCGGGTCGTACGACCTGCCGAAAGCGCTGGCCCGTTTCCACGAGCGGTTTCCCGGCATCGCGTTACGGCTGCGCTCCGGGCTGATCACCGGGCTGCTCGGCGCGCTCGACGGCGGCGAGGTGGACCTGGTGCTCGGCCCGGTGCACGCCGACCTGCCGGCCCGGTTCGAGGCGTTGCCGCTGGTCGACGAGCATCTGGTGCTGGCGCTGCCGGTCGGGCACCCGCTGAGCGGGACCGGCCGGCTCACCCTCGGCGAGTTCCGCGACGAGGCGTTCGTCTGCCTGCCCGAGGGCAGCGGGCTGCGCTGGATCCTGGACGACGCGGCCCGCACCGCCGGGTTCACGCCCCGGGTGCAGTTCGAGACGCACAGCCCGCAGAGCATGCGGGAGCTGGTCGCGGCGGGTCTCGGGGTGGCGCTGCTGGCCCGGTCGGTGGCGGAGAGCCCGGACGGGCCGGCGATCACCGTCCGGCAGTTGCACGCGGCGCCGGCCCACCCGCCGATCGGCATGATCCATCACCGGGACCGGCCGCTCACCCCCGCCGTCCAGGCCTGCCGGCACGTGATGACCTCTGATATGCCGTGAAGTCGACGGTCCGCCGCAGCGTGAAGCCCAGCTGCTCGTAGAGCCGGATCGCGGTCGTGTTGGCCGCCCCGGTGTGCAGGAACGGGGTCTCGCCCCGGGCCAGGATGCCGGCCGCCACCGCCCGGACCAGCCGGGTCGCCAGCCCCGCCCCCGGTACGCCGGATCCGTGCACACCGCGCTGATCTCGGTCCACCCGGCCGGGCGCAGCCGCTCCCCGGCCATCGCGACCAGCCGTCCCTCGTCGCGCAGGCCCAGGTAGGCGCCGAGCTCGATGGTCCGTTTCAGGTACGGCCCGGGCTGGGTCCGCGCGATCAGATCGAGGATCTCCGGCACGTCGGCGGCGGTCAGCACCACCGCCTCCGGATCCGGCTCGGCGTGCAGCGCGACGTCGACCAGCTGCACGCCGGGGATGCTGCGGACCACCTCCCAGCCGGGGTGCGGCAGCCCGCCGAGCCCGGCCAGCATCACCACGGTGTCCGGCCCGACCAGCTCCGCGAGATCGGCCCAGGATCGTGGGTCCTCCGGCTCGGCGAGCGCGTGGAACGGCGCCACGTCGCTGTGGTAGCGGCCCGCCCGGCCGTGCACCTGCGCGAACGCCGCGTGTGCCCCGCGCAGCGCGGACCAGGCCGGGTTGTCCAGCACCTCGTCGAACCGGGTGTGTGTGGTCATTTGCCCTCGATCGGCAGGCCCTGCGGGTTGATCTCGGAGGCGGTCACCGCCTCGCCGGCCAGGTTCCAGCGCTGGAGGATCTTCTGGTAGTCGCCGGTCGCGATCAGCTTGTCGACCGCCGCGCCGAGCGCCTTGACCAGCCCGTTGTCCTTCTTCGTGGTCAGCGCGATCTTGCCCTGGAGGTTCGCGCCGGCGCCCGAGTAGGTGCCGACGATCTCGAACTTGGGGTCGAGCGCGACCTGGTAGGCGACGCTCGGGTTCGGGCCGAGGTAGAGGTCGATCTGCCCGGAGCCCAGGGCCAGGTAGGTGGCGTCGTTGGTCTGGTAGTACTTGATGTCGACCGGCTCGAGGCCCTGCTTCTCCGCCTGCTTGCTCCACTCGACCAGGATCTTCTCCTGGTTGGTGCCGGAGCTGACCGCGACCTTCTTGCCGGCCAGGTCGGCCGGCCCGGTCACCTTCGTGCCGCTGCCCTGCCGGGCGACGAAGGCCAGGTTGTCCAGGCGGTAGGTGGCGAAGTCGTACTTCTGCTTGCGCTCCTCGGTGACCGTGATGTTGGAGACGCCGACGTTGTACTTCCCGCTGTCCAAGCCGATGAACAGGTTCTCCCACGAGGTGTTCTCGACCGCCGGCTCCAGCCCGAGCAGGCCGGCCACCGCGTACGCGAGGTCCGGCTCGTTGCCGATCAGCGTCTTGTTGTCGGTCGCGGTGAAGGCGAGCGGGGGAAAGCCGGAGCCGGCCGCGCCGACCCCGATGGTGAGCTTGCCGGTGGCCCGGATGCCGGCCGGGACCAGCGCGGCCAGCGCGTCGTCCTTGGCCGGGACGATCCGCTGCTGGTCCGGCGTGGTGTTGATCCGCGCGGCCGCGGGCGCGGCGGCGGACGCCGCCTTCTCCTCCGGCGCGGCGCAGGCGGTCAGGCTCAGGGCCGCGGCCACGACAAGGGCAACAGCGATTTTCGTACGCACGGAATCTCCTTGTTTCTACGCAAGGACCTTGGACAGGAACGCCCTGGTCCGCTCGTGGGTGGGCCGGTCGAGCACCTGCGCGGGCGGGCCCTGCTCGACGATCCGGCCCTCGTCCATGAAGATCACGGTGTCGGCCGCCTCCCGGGCGAAGCCGATCTCGTGCGTCACCACGATCATCGTGGTGCCCGCCGCGGCCAGGTCCCGCAGCACGTCGAGCACCTCGCCGACCAGCTCCGGGTCGAGCGCCGAGGTGGGCTCGTCGAAGAGGATGAGCCGGGGCTCCAGGGCGAGTGCGCGGGCGATCGCCACCCGCTGCTGCTGGCCGCCGGAGAGCTGCCGCGGGTAGGCGTCCACCTTGTCGGCCAGCCCGACGCGGGCGAGCAGGGCGCGGGACCGGGCGTACGTCTCGGTCTTGTCCTTGCGCAGCGCCGAGATCGGCGCCTCGGCGACGTTCTCCAGCGCCGTGAGGTGCGGGAACAGGTTGAAGTTCTGGAAGACGAAACCGATCCTGGCGCGCTGCCGCAGGATCTGCCGCTCGCCGAGCTCGTGCAGCTTGTCGCCGGCCTGGCGGTATCCGATCAGCTCGCCGTCGACGCGGACCCGGCCGCGGTCGACCTTCTCCAGGTGGTTGATGCTGCGCAGCAGGGTCGACTTGCCGGAGCCGGACGGGCCGAGGATCACGGTGACCGTGCCCGGCCGCACGGTCAGGTCGATGCCGCGCAGCACCTCCAGGGTGCCGAAGGACTTGTGCACGCCGGTCAGCTCGATCATCAGCGCACCGCCCCGCGGGCGAAGTGGCGCTCCACGTAGTACTGGAGCACCGACAGCAGCGCGGTGAGGACCATGTACCAGACGGTCGCGACCATCAGCAGCGGCACCACCCGGCCGTTGCGGCCGTAGATCACGTGCACCTGGTAGAACAGCTCGCCGATCGCCAGGACGTACACGATGGACGTGCTCTTGAGCAGGTTGACCAGCAGGTTCGCCGCGTTCGGCAGGATCGCCCGCATGGCCTGCGGCAGCACGATCCGGACGAACTGCCGACGCCGGGGCAGGCCCAGCGCGGCGGCCGCCTCGTGCTGGCCCTGGTCGACGCTGAGCAGCCCGGACCGGATGATCTCGGCGGCGAACGCGGCCTCGTGCAGCGCCAGCCCGAGCAGCGCCGCCCCGAACGAGCTGATCAGGCCGGTGGTGCTGAACGACCAGCCCGGCCCGAACGGAATGCCGATCTGCAACGTCTGGTAGAGGTAGCCGAGGTTGGCCCAGAACAGCAGCTGCACGATCAGCGGGACCGAGCGGAACACCCAGATGTAGGTCCAGCTCACCGCCGACAGCACCGGGTTGCCGGACAGGCGCATCGCGGCGAGCGGGATGCCGCCGAGGAAGCCGAGCGCCGCGCCGGCCACGGTCAGCAGCAGGGTGACGCCCAGCGCCTGCATGACCGACTTCTCGAACAGGTAGCCGGCGAAGGTCGGCCAGTCCCAGCCGGGGTTGGTGGCCAGGCCGTGCCCGAACTGGGCGAGCAGCACCAGG
Above is a genomic segment from Actinoplanes ianthinogenes containing:
- a CDS encoding LysR family transcriptional regulator, with the translated sequence MELRQLSYVEAVARYGGFTRAAERLHVAQSAVSAQIRALEAELGVALFARTTRRVALTPAGEMFVARARRVLAELDGARLEMGEITAVVTGRVTVGATTVLGSYDLPKALARFHERFPGIALRLRSGLITGLLGALDGGEVDLVLGPVHADLPARFEALPLVDEHLVLALPVGHPLSGTGRLTLGEFRDEAFVCLPEGSGLRWILDDAARTAGFTPRVQFETHSPQSMRELVAAGLGVALLARSVAESPDGPAITVRQLHAAPAHPPIGMIHHRDRPLTPAVQACRHVMTSDMP
- a CDS encoding GNAT family N-acetyltransferase; protein product: MDRDQRGVHGSGVPGAGLATRLVRAVAAGILARGETPFLHTGAANTTAIRLYEQLGFTLRRTVDFTAYQRSSRAGRPGRRG
- a CDS encoding ABC transporter substrate-binding protein → MRTKIAVALVVAAALSLTACAAPEEKAASAAAPAAARINTTPDQQRIVPAKDDALAALVPAGIRATGKLTIGVGAAGSGFPPLAFTATDNKTLIGNEPDLAYAVAGLLGLEPAVENTSWENLFIGLDSGKYNVGVSNITVTEERKQKYDFATYRLDNLAFVARQGSGTKVTGPADLAGKKVAVSSGTNQEKILVEWSKQAEKQGLEPVDIKYYQTNDATYLALGSGQIDLYLGPNPSVAYQVALDPKFEIVGTYSGAGANLQGKIALTTKKDNGLVKALGAAVDKLIATGDYQKILQRWNLAGEAVTASEINPQGLPIEGK
- a CDS encoding amino acid ABC transporter ATP-binding protein produces the protein MIELTGVHKSFGTLEVLRGIDLTVRPGTVTVILGPSGSGKSTLLRSINHLEKVDRGRVRVDGELIGYRQAGDKLHELGERQILRQRARIGFVFQNFNLFPHLTALENVAEAPISALRKDKTETYARSRALLARVGLADKVDAYPRQLSGGQQQRVAIARALALEPRLILFDEPTSALDPELVGEVLDVLRDLAAAGTTMIVVTHEIGFAREAADTVIFMDEGRIVEQGPPAQVLDRPTHERTRAFLSKVLA
- a CDS encoding amino acid ABC transporter permease — protein: MSVLSPPRTAGRAGEQVVPARHPWRWAGTALVLVLLAQFGHGLATNPGWDWPTFAGYLFEKSVMQALGVTLLLTVAGAALGFLGGIPLAAMRLSGNPVLSAVSWTYIWVFRSVPLIVQLLFWANLGYLYQTLQIGIPFGPGWSFSTTGLISSFGAALLGLALHEAAFAAEIIRSGLLSVDQGQHEAAAALGLPRRRQFVRIVLPQAMRAILPNAANLLVNLLKSTSIVYVLAIGELFYQVHVIYGRNGRVVPLLMVATVWYMVLTALLSVLQYYVERHFARGAVR